The genomic interval CCTCACGGTCGAGGGCGCGCACGATCCGAGCACCCTGGCGCAGAACTGCCGGGCCGCCCTGCGCCGCATGGCGCGGATCATGCTGCCGGTGGCGGCCGTCCTGTTCTTCGGCGCCCCCTACATCCTGGGCGTGTTCGGCGAGGGATACGCGAACGCGGCGACGCCGCTGCTGCGCTGGTTCGCGGTCGGCGCGCTGCTGCGCGTCGTCATCGAGGTGTACTTCGCGGTGCTGCGCGCCCAGAGCCGTACGTCCGGACTCGCCTATCTCCAGGGTGGACTGTGCGTGCTGGTGCTGGGCCTGACGCTGTTGCTGCTGCCGCGCATGGGCCTTACGGGCGCGGGCGTCGCGGAGATCTCCAGCCTTGCCGTCGTCGCGGCGGTGGCGGGCGTCAAGCTGTACCGGGTGGTCAAGTCCGCGCCGCCGGCCGGTGCGAGGGGTGCTGCGAGGGATACGAGGGGCGTGGACGCGGCGGCTCCGGACGGTGACCTGGCCGACCTGGCGGTCGACGGCGACCTCGGCGACGCGGACCGTGGCGACCGTGGCCGTACGGAGAAGGGGCCGGCCGGGGGCGAGTACGGGACGCGCTGGGCGCTGCGCTCCGCGCTCGACCCGCCCACCATGCCGCTGGGGGCGCGGCTGGACTTCGACCACCCGGAGCGCAGGCCCGATGTGCGGCCGGGGCCCGGGACTCCGGCCGCGGGTACGCCCGTAACGGAGACCGGCGGAAGCGACGCGGCCGACCACCGGCCGACCTGGGCGCTCAGGTCGCCGCTGCCGCGGGCGATCTCTTCGCCCCGGTCCGGCTCCTCCGTACCCGAGGCCGCGGTGTCGGCCGACGCGAGCGAGACCGGCGAGGCGCATCCGAGTGACGAGGCGCATTCGGCAGGCGAGGCGCGTTCGGTGGGCGAGGAGCCCGAGACGCCTGTGGCCCCCGAGGCGGCGCCCACGCCCGCGCCGCGCCGCTCACCGTTCCGCGCCCTGCACCTCCGCGTCCCCGAACTGGGCGTCGGGCTGCTGCTTCTGGCCGCGCTGGTGCTCTACTGGCTGCCGGTGCGGGGCATCGGCGAGGCCGACCTGGACCGCATGGGCGGCCTCGGGCTGATCTCCGTACTTCCGGCGGCGACTCTGCTCGGCGCCGGCCTCCTCGCGCTGTCCTTCGCTTCGCTGCTGTGGCTGGACCGGCCACGGACCGTACTGCTGACGCTGGCGCTGCTGGCCACGGTGGTGTCGCTGCACGCGCTGCCCGCCGTACTGGAGACGGAGCCGCGGTTCCCGACGGCCTGGCAGCACCTCGGCTTCATGGACTACATCGACAGGACCGGCTCGGCGGTGCCGGACCTCGACGCGCGCTGGAGCTGGCCGGGCTTCTTCGCGGCGGCCACCTTTGTCGCCGAGGCGTGCGGTGTCTCCGACATGTCGTCGGTGATCCGCTGGTGGCCACTCGCCATGCAGCTCCTCTACCTCCCGCCGCTGTTCCTCCTGATGCGGTCCGTGCGGGCGAGCTGGCGGGCGAAGTGGGCGGGTGTCTGGATCTTCGTACTGAGCGGCTGGGTCGGCCAGGACTACTTCTCGCCGCAGGGCTTCACGTACGGGATGTATCTCGCCTTCGTCGCGGTGCTGCTGGTGTGGTTCCGTGAGCCACGGGTGCTGTGGACCAAGCGGCGTCCCGGCGAGGCCGAGGTCACGCCCGCCGGGCGGCGCGAGAAGGCGGTGCTGCTGCTCGTCCTGGTCGGGCTCTTCGCCGCGACCGTACCCGCGCACCAGCTCACGCCGTTCGTGATGCTCGGGGTCCTGGCCGTCCTGGTGATGGCGGGCCGCTCCACGCTGCGCGGGCTGCCGATGCTGTTCGCCGTACTGGTCGCGGTGTGGATCGGCTTCTTCGCCGAGCCGTACTGGTCGGGGCACTTCGACGAGCTCTTCGGCGGGGTCGGCGGGGTGGGCGGCAATGTGACGTCGTCCGTCTCCGGCCGTATCGAGGGCGGCAGCTCGACGCACAAGCTGGTGCTGTACGTCCGTGTCGCGATGGCCGGCGGTGTGATGGCCTTCGCGTGCTGGGGCTGGTGGCGGCGCCGCTTCGCCGGTTACAGCGAGCGGTCCCTGCTGGTGCTGGCCTTTGTGCCGTTCCTGGGCTTCGGCATGCAGTCGTACGGCGGGGAAATGGCGCTGCGCGTCTTCATGTTCGCGCTGCCGGGCGCCGCGCTGCTGGCCGGGCTCGCGCTCTTCCCGCGCACCGGGGCGACCGCCGCCGAGCGGGACGCGGACCGCAAGAGCCTGGCGCCGCTGGCCGCGCTGATGACGGGCCTGCTCCTCATCGGCGGCTTCCTCGTCGCACGCTGGGGCAACGAGCCCTTCGAGCGGGTCAGGGGCGGCGAGGTCGCGGCGATGGAGTTCGTGTACGCGCACGACGACCCGTCGGTGCGGCTGCTGTGGATGAGCAACGACACCCTGGACAATGTGACGCCCGCAATCCCCTGGGGCGCCAGGGACATGGAGAAGGTCAACTACGTACCGACGCTCGCTCCGGTCGACCCGGTGCTGGTGGCGGGCCTGGTGAAGTCGCTCAAGGACGCGGGCCCGAACTCGTACCTCATGATCAACCGGAGTCAGTCGGTCTATCTGCGGCTCGACGCGGGCTATTCGGCCACCTGGGAGAAGCGGCTGACCGCGAATCTCGACAAACGGCCGGAGCTCAAGAAGGTCCTGTCGAACGAGGACGTGTCGTTGTACGCGCTGCGCGAGCAGCCGGACGGCGCGGTCGAGAAGCCGGATCCGGGACCGGTCGGACCGAAGATCACCTGGACGCCGTGGTCGGTGGTGGGCGCGCTGGCCGCGCTGGCGCTGATCGTGCTGCTCGCGGCGCGCGAGGTCGTACGGGTGGCGGTGGCGCCGGGTGTGCGGCAGCTGCAGTGGCTGCAGAGCACGTTCTGGTTCTCGCTGCCGCTGCTGGCGGTGCTGCTGGCTTCACTGGTGCAGCGGTTCCTGACGATGTCGTGAGGTGGTGTCGTACGGCGCTCAGGAACGCGCCAGCCACCGCACCTCATAGCTCTTCATGTCGAAGGACTTGCCGTCGATCTTCGCCTTGATGGGGCGGTCGAGGATGTTCACGACGAGGACGGTCCTGTCGTCGGCGAGGACGCGCACATTCGGTACGTCGTCGGGGGCGACCCGGACGCGCGCGTCGTACCGGGTGCCCGGCGGGAACTCCTTCGCGAACCGCGCCAGCAGCTTCATCATCGGCAACTGACCGCCGCCGTCGTCGAGTTCGGTGGAGCGCCACAGGCAGCCCGCGCACGTGGCGCCCCTGTTCTGCGGGTTCCAGTAGAAGCCGGTGCTCGCCCCGCCGCGGACCATCGCGATCATTCCCGAGGCGTGTACGGCGGTGCGGTGCGGCTCGCTCCAGCCGTCGCGGTCGTCATCGTCGTCGCCCGGCTCGACGTAGTACTCGGCCCACCAGAGCGGCAGCCCGCCGGACCGGTCGCGGATCCACCTGCTCACCGCGGTGAGCTTGTCCGTCGCCTTGAACTCGTCGGGCAGCAGCTCGTCGTCGCGGGTGTAGCTCGCGCCGTCGACGACGACGAAGTCCGCGCCCTTCTTGTTCTCGTCCCAGTAGCTGTAGGCGTCGAGGACCCGCTGGTCGACGCTGCCCCAGGGGCCCTTGAGAGCGGAGGCATAGGTCGTGTCGCGCGGCTCGTAACTGTCCATGACGAGGTAGGGGCCGCCGACCAGGTTCGCCTTGTTGACCTTCTTCAGCTCGGCGTACACGAGGTTGTAGAGCTGGGTGTAGCCCTCGTAGTTCCAGCGCTTGCGGCCGTCGTCGAAGAAGCCCTTGAACTCGTTCCAGACGATGAAGTGGCGTACGTCCGGATAGCGCTTGGCGACGGTGGCGGCGAGCTTCGCGAAGTCCTTGTAGTGCTCGGGGCTCGGCGCGGTCTCCAGGGCCTTCTTGCTCCAGTCGGTGTTGTCCGAGCCGGCCTTGCCGCCCTTCATCCAGTCGGGCGCGCAGCACAGGGTGATGACGGGGGTGCCGCCCGTACGGCGGATCAGGTCGATGCGGCTGTCCAGTTCGTCGAACCGGTACCGGCCGGGCGAGGGCTCCGGGTTCTCCGCGCCCCACCCCATGATGTGCTGGATCTGCGGCACCGACTGCGCGGACAGTGTGCTCTGTGCTCTGCGCAGGGCCGCCGGTGTGCCCTCGTCCGCGCTGTACTGCGTATGCGTGAAGCCCCAGCCCAGTTCGGGCTCGGCTTTCGCGGGCACCGGTGCGGGTGTGCCGTGCACCTTGTCGCCTTCGGCTGTGGTGCCGCCGTCGCTGCCCCGGCCGGTGTCGTCGGTGGGAAGAGTGGCGCACATCGTCAGTACGAGGGCGATTACGGCCACACCCACGCCGATCAGCGCGGTGAGCCGCCACCGCTTTGCCCCCGAGGTCCATCCATGACGTCCCATCACCCGTCAGGGTATCGGCGGGGGTTGGCATTCCGGCAGGTATCGCAGGAACAGGTACGTAACGCCACCGGGGGCCGGCGTGCCGGTGAAAGTTGAAACCTGGGTGCATACGGCGTCCCCGTGCCGGATCATGGGCGGCATGTCTGCGAACCCTGAAGCCGCTCTGCCGATCCGGCTGAACGTCGACGACAGCGACTCGCCGTCGGATGTCGTCGACGCGCTGTTCCTCGGCCGTTTCGCGACGGGCGAGCAGCCGTACTCGCACTCCTCCTCGATCGACCGCGTCAAGTCGGGCGCGACGCTGTTGCCGCCGTCGGCGAAGGTGCTGCGCGCCGCGCGCGACGACGACCGCAGCGCGACGCTGGCCGAGGGCGAGGGCTGGACGCTGCTGGTGTCCCGCTGGAACCGCGGCGCGGACGTGACGGTCACCGCGGTCACCTCCGACCTGGCCGAAAAGGTCCTGAAGCAGGCAACGGACGGCGCCCAGGACGAGCCCGAACCGCAGCCGGAGAACGTCACCATGGGCTTCTGGTACGTCTCCCCGCGCCGCGGCCCGCACCGCACCACCCGGCAGATCGCGGCCGGCACGTGGGAGGAGGTGCGGTCCAACTACACGGCGCCGGTGGCCGACGCGATGGACCGCCTGATGAAGGTCACACCGGACGACATCGCGGGCCGGCTGCTGCTGTTGCACGGTCCGCCCGGCACGGGCAAGACGTCCGCGCTGCGCACGCTGGCCCGCTCGTGGCGGGACTGGTGCCAGGTCGACTGCGTGCTCGATCCGGAGCGGCTCTTCAACGACGTCGGCTACCTGATGGACATCGCGATCGGCGAGGACGATGGATCGGCGAAGGGCCGCTGGCGGCTGCTCCTGCTGGAGGACTGCGACGAGCTGATCAGGGGCGAGGCCAAGCACACGGCGGGCCAGGCCCTTTCGCGCCTCCTGAACCTCACGGACGGGCTGCTGGGTCAGGGCCGCAATGTCCTGGTGGGAGTCACCACCAACGAAGACCTGGAGCGCCTGCACCCCGCCGTGGTCCGGCCGGGGCGCTGCATGGCCCGTATCGAGGTCGGCTCGCTGACCCGCGAGGAGTCGGTGCGCTGGCTGGGCAGGGAGGCCCACGGCCGGGAGGAAGCCATCGGCCGAGAGGGCACGACGCTGGCGGAGCTCTATGCGCTGCGCCGCGGCACTGGCCCGGCATCGGTCCCGCCCCAGAACGACGGCTCGGACGCAGGCCTGTACCTGTAACCGGCACTGCACCGCCCCCCTAGGGGGTGTCCGGTCGATCTCCGCGGCGTCGCGGGGCTTGGCACGCACATCTGCGGCGTTGTCGTCAGTCGCTGACTCCCCCAAGTTCTCGACTGCGCTCGAACAGGGGGGACCCCCATCGCGTCGCC from Streptomyces spiramyceticus carries:
- a CDS encoding lipopolysaccharide biosynthesis protein; amino-acid sequence: MSDTTTAQAESAESPATAGQSSGRRLRLPGRGGGSPLFRNAYALMLNTGISALLGLSFWLAAARYYSEAAVGQGSAAIAAMKLLAGLTALTLTGALARFIPVAGRSTGRLVLRTYAGSSVVVAVAAVIFLATLDLWGPSYRFLHGPLNGLGFVLAVIAWALLTLQDGVLTGLRSALWVPVGNTVFSAVKLVLLVAIATSIPTAGVFVSWVAAIAMSVIPLGWLVFRRLVPRHVKATEERAQPPTLRQMGRFLAGDYTGSLFSLAVVYAVPVIVAAQVSSEDNAYFYITTTIGGTVNLLAINMGASLTVEGAHDPSTLAQNCRAALRRMARIMLPVAAVLFFGAPYILGVFGEGYANAATPLLRWFAVGALLRVVIEVYFAVLRAQSRTSGLAYLQGGLCVLVLGLTLLLLPRMGLTGAGVAEISSLAVVAAVAGVKLYRVVKSAPPAGARGAARDTRGVDAAAPDGDLADLAVDGDLGDADRGDRGRTEKGPAGGEYGTRWALRSALDPPTMPLGARLDFDHPERRPDVRPGPGTPAAGTPVTETGGSDAADHRPTWALRSPLPRAISSPRSGSSVPEAAVSADASETGEAHPSDEAHSAGEARSVGEEPETPVAPEAAPTPAPRRSPFRALHLRVPELGVGLLLLAALVLYWLPVRGIGEADLDRMGGLGLISVLPAATLLGAGLLALSFASLLWLDRPRTVLLTLALLATVVSLHALPAVLETEPRFPTAWQHLGFMDYIDRTGSAVPDLDARWSWPGFFAAATFVAEACGVSDMSSVIRWWPLAMQLLYLPPLFLLMRSVRASWRAKWAGVWIFVLSGWVGQDYFSPQGFTYGMYLAFVAVLLVWFREPRVLWTKRRPGEAEVTPAGRREKAVLLLVLVGLFAATVPAHQLTPFVMLGVLAVLVMAGRSTLRGLPMLFAVLVAVWIGFFAEPYWSGHFDELFGGVGGVGGNVTSSVSGRIEGGSSTHKLVLYVRVAMAGGVMAFACWGWWRRRFAGYSERSLLVLAFVPFLGFGMQSYGGEMALRVFMFALPGAALLAGLALFPRTGATAAERDADRKSLAPLAALMTGLLLIGGFLVARWGNEPFERVRGGEVAAMEFVYAHDDPSVRLLWMSNDTLDNVTPAIPWGARDMEKVNYVPTLAPVDPVLVAGLVKSLKDAGPNSYLMINRSQSVYLRLDAGYSATWEKRLTANLDKRPELKKVLSNEDVSLYALREQPDGAVEKPDPGPVGPKITWTPWSVVGALAALALIVLLAAREVVRVAVAPGVRQLQWLQSTFWFSLPLLAVLLASLVQRFLTMS
- a CDS encoding xylan 1,4-beta-xylosidase, with the protein product MGRHGWTSGAKRWRLTALIGVGVAVIALVLTMCATLPTDDTGRGSDGGTTAEGDKVHGTPAPVPAKAEPELGWGFTHTQYSADEGTPAALRRAQSTLSAQSVPQIQHIMGWGAENPEPSPGRYRFDELDSRIDLIRRTGGTPVITLCCAPDWMKGGKAGSDNTDWSKKALETAPSPEHYKDFAKLAATVAKRYPDVRHFIVWNEFKGFFDDGRKRWNYEGYTQLYNLVYAELKKVNKANLVGGPYLVMDSYEPRDTTYASALKGPWGSVDQRVLDAYSYWDENKKGADFVVVDGASYTRDDELLPDEFKATDKLTAVSRWIRDRSGGLPLWWAEYYVEPGDDDDDRDGWSEPHRTAVHASGMIAMVRGGASTGFYWNPQNRGATCAGCLWRSTELDDGGGQLPMMKLLARFAKEFPPGTRYDARVRVAPDDVPNVRVLADDRTVLVVNILDRPIKAKIDGKSFDMKSYEVRWLARS
- a CDS encoding DUF5925 domain-containing protein codes for the protein MSANPEAALPIRLNVDDSDSPSDVVDALFLGRFATGEQPYSHSSSIDRVKSGATLLPPSAKVLRAARDDDRSATLAEGEGWTLLVSRWNRGADVTVTAVTSDLAEKVLKQATDGAQDEPEPQPENVTMGFWYVSPRRGPHRTTRQIAAGTWEEVRSNYTAPVADAMDRLMKVTPDDIAGRLLLLHGPPGTGKTSALRTLARSWRDWCQVDCVLDPERLFNDVGYLMDIAIGEDDGSAKGRWRLLLLEDCDELIRGEAKHTAGQALSRLLNLTDGLLGQGRNVLVGVTTNEDLERLHPAVVRPGRCMARIEVGSLTREESVRWLGREAHGREEAIGREGTTLAELYALRRGTGPASVPPQNDGSDAGLYL